One window of Camelina sativa cultivar DH55 chromosome 4, Cs, whole genome shotgun sequence genomic DNA carries:
- the LOC104782428 gene encoding probable E3 ubiquitin-protein ligase RHC2A yields the protein MASGSYWCYSCSRFVWVSDSISCPDCDGGFLEHIQESLDFTPSDSFHRVTTTAQHRSPTRFPLPSSSSSSMHASTADNSPTTPTTVTRTRSSNRSPNPVIVLRGSGGGAPSSDVSEGLDRSAFQMYYDDGTDSGLRPLPPSMTEFLLGSGFDRLLDQISQIELNTNRNNRSCDHPPASKSAIEALPVIEIDPNHLQSDSQSHCAVCKENFVLKSSAREMPCNHIYHPDCILPWLAIRNSCPVCRHELPPAEDTSDGNTGPGGALTVTASAEEEEDSAAGLTIWRLPGGGFAVGRIPGGWRGGDRMMPVVYTEVDGGRLGDERLPRRVAWGSRRGGRDGSSRERGSGFAGRIMRLFGCFSGSSGSIAASASSGSGSRIRVTRRSSFSLFSTSSSSSSRRRNWLA from the coding sequence ATGGCTTCTGGATCTTACTGGTGTTACAGCTGTAGCCGATTCGTTTGGGTTTCCGATTCAATCTCTTGCCCTGATTGCGACGGTGGTTTCCTCGAACACATCCAAGAATCTCTCGATTTCACTCCTTCCGATTCATTCCACCGCGTCACCACCACTGCTCAGCATCGCAGCCCTACTCGTTTCCCTctcccttcttcctcttcttcatctatgCACGCTTCAACCGCCGACAACAGTCCCACCACTCCCACAACCGTGACTCGTACTCGGAGCAGCAACCGATCTCCTAATCCTGTTATCGTCCTCCGTGGATCTGGTGGTGGTGCTCCTTCTTCTGATGTCTCCGAAGGTTTAGATCGATCTGCTTTTCAGATGTATTACGATGACGGTACTGATTCTGGTCTTAGACCTTTACCACCTAGTATGACTGAGTTTTTGCTAGGTTCTGGATTCGATCGGTTGTTAGATCAGATCTCTCAGATCGAGCTTAACACCAATCGTAACAATCGTTCTTGTGACCATCCTCCCGCTTCTAAATCGGCGATCGAAGCTTTGCCTGTGATCGAAATCGATCCTAATCATCTCCAGTCTGATTCTCAATCTCACTGCGCTGTTTGTAAagagaattttgttttgaaatccTCGGCTCGTGAGATGCCTTGTAACCACATCTATCATCCTGATTGTATCCTTCCTTGGCTTGCGATTCGAAACTCTTGTCCCGTTTGCCGTCACGAGCTTCCCCCGGCGGAGGATACTAGTGATGGAAACACCGGACCCGGTGGTGCTTTGACGGTTACCGCTTcggcggaggaagaggaagactcCGCGGCGGGGCTGACGATTTGGAGGTTACCAGGTGGAGGATTCGCTGTTGGGAGAATCCCTGGTGGTTGGAGAGGTGGAGATAGAATGATGCCGGTGGTTTACACGGAGGTTGACGGTGGTAGACTAGGTGACGAGAGACTTCCGAGAAGAGTAGCTTGGGGTTcgagaagaggaggaagagatggaAGTAGTAGAGAGAGAGGCAGCGGGTTTGCGGGTCGGATCATGAGGCTTTTTGGATGTTTTAGTGGGTCATCTGGATCCATTGCTGCTTCAGCATCGTCCGGGTCCGGGTCCAGGATTCGTGTTACCCGTAGGTCGTCGTTTTCTCTGTTTAGTacatcgtcgtcttcttcgtcaAGGAGACGAAATTGGCTAGCCTGA
- the LOC104782425 gene encoding succinate dehydrogenase assembly factor 1, mitochondrial-like — protein MGASKLSGMQKQVLSLYRGFLRAARSKPIEDRKRIEMIVSTEFRHNSKEVDRKNFQYIEYLLRLGTKQLDQLKSPDIISLSSVKVVASKT, from the coding sequence ATGGGAGCTTCGAAACTTTCCGGGATGCAAAAGCAAGTCTTGAGTCTCTACAGAGGATTTCTAAGAGCAGCTCGTTCTAAGCCAATAGAAGACAGGAAGAGAATAGAGATGATCGTGTCAACAGAGTTCCGTCACAACTCTAAAGAGGTCGACCGTAAGAATTTCCAGTACATCGAGTATTTGCTTCGGTTAGGTACTAAACAGCTCGATCAACTCAAAAGCCCCGACATAATTAGTCTCTCCTCTGTGAAGGTCGTTGCTTCTAAAACCTGA